A genomic window from Acinetobacter lwoffii includes:
- a CDS encoding alpha/beta hydrolase, with protein sequence MKRQVLTCTLLTLSVALTACNDDSDNDRFYESKPALPVNDIDNPVVATPVAYTETDFAGIADESVIMTYKMLGINGKETQATALVFTPEGTPPAKGWPIVAWAHGTTGVADQCAPSRNALNPFIRNMIAGFLQAGYVVVAPDYEGLGEPSGKELHPFLNLKSEAYSITDAVVAARNYLGSQASNQWVAVGHSQGGQAALGAAQYAARASKMTYKGTVALAPASNFNLILTGGEQQAGQETNLDKKIGTLASLDTFTALIVAGLRNPNPNLQYSQIFKTPTDEIAKNTETDCYDVLGQKFGTAMYAYAQSNNNSVNNYPRTQTNFMSIPVVKSFLEKDSQPLLVKVSTPVIIYQGSADSTVPKAATDVLVALANQKQTSVRYITDESNATKWDHGSVYALNIPNIISDVKSLMPIQ encoded by the coding sequence ATGAAACGTCAAGTATTGACCTGTACTCTTCTCACATTAAGTGTGGCCTTAACTGCTTGTAACGATGATAGTGATAATGATCGTTTTTACGAGTCCAAACCTGCTCTTCCTGTAAATGATATAGACAATCCGGTGGTGGCAACCCCGGTGGCCTATACTGAAACGGATTTCGCCGGGATCGCTGACGAAAGTGTGATCATGACTTATAAGATGTTAGGGATTAATGGTAAAGAAACACAAGCGACTGCATTGGTGTTCACCCCTGAGGGAACACCACCAGCAAAGGGATGGCCGATCGTCGCATGGGCTCATGGCACGACTGGCGTTGCTGACCAATGTGCACCAAGTCGAAATGCACTGAATCCTTTTATCAGGAATATGATTGCTGGATTTCTTCAAGCGGGATATGTGGTCGTTGCACCCGATTATGAAGGTTTAGGAGAGCCAAGTGGAAAAGAACTTCATCCTTTCTTGAATCTGAAAAGTGAAGCTTATTCTATTACTGATGCAGTTGTGGCTGCACGAAATTATTTAGGTTCACAAGCGTCCAATCAATGGGTTGCAGTAGGGCATTCTCAAGGTGGCCAGGCAGCTTTAGGTGCTGCGCAATATGCAGCACGTGCTTCTAAGATGACCTATAAAGGTACGGTAGCTTTAGCACCGGCTTCAAATTTCAATCTGATTTTGACAGGAGGTGAACAACAGGCGGGACAAGAAACAAATCTGGATAAAAAAATTGGAACTTTAGCATCTTTAGATACCTTTACTGCATTGATTGTTGCCGGTTTGCGTAACCCGAACCCAAATTTGCAATATAGTCAGATTTTTAAAACACCAACCGACGAAATCGCGAAAAATACAGAAACTGATTGCTATGATGTATTAGGCCAGAAATTTGGTACTGCAATGTATGCTTATGCACAATCAAATAATAACTCAGTAAATAATTATCCTCGTACTCAAACTAACTTTATGAGTATTCCAGTCGTAAAGAGCTTCTTAGAAAAAGATTCTCAGCCTTTACTTGTTAAAGTTTCTACGCCAGTGATTATTTATCAGGGTTCAGCAGATAGTACCGTTCCGAAAGCAGCAACAGATGTTTTGGTTGCACTCGCCAATCAGAAACAAACTTCAGTACGTTATATTACGGATGAGTCAAATGCGACTAAATGGGATCATGGTAGCGTCTATGCACTGAATATTCCTAATATTATTTCAGATGTAAAATCTCTAATGCCAATTCAATAA
- the glyA gene encoding serine hydroxymethyltransferase: MFANISIAEFDPELAQAISNEDARQEAHIELIASENYCSPAVMEAQGSKLTNKYAEGYPGKRYYGGCEYVDVIEQLAIDRAKELFGADYANVQPHAGSQANSAVYLALLNPGDTVLGMSLAHGGHLTHGAKVSFSGKTYNAIQYGLNPETGEIDYEEVERLALEHKPRMIVAGFSAYSQIVDWQRFREIADKVGAYLFVDMAHVAGLVAAGVYPSPVQIADVTTTTTHKTLRGPRSGLILAKANEEIEKKLQSAVFPGNQGGPLVHAIAAKAICFKEAMAPEYKAYQQQVVVNAKAMAEVLIARGYDVVSGGTENHLFLLSLIKQDITGKEADAWLGAAHITVNKNSVPNDPRSPFVTSGIRIGTPAVTTRGFGEAEVRELAGWIADILDAKGDEAVINAVKEKVAAVCAKFPVYA; the protein is encoded by the coding sequence ATGTTTGCCAATATCTCTATCGCTGAATTTGATCCAGAATTAGCTCAAGCAATCTCGAATGAAGATGCTCGTCAAGAAGCTCATATTGAGCTAATCGCTTCTGAAAACTACTGCTCACCAGCAGTTATGGAAGCTCAAGGTTCAAAACTTACTAACAAATATGCGGAAGGCTACCCAGGTAAACGCTACTATGGCGGTTGCGAGTATGTAGACGTTATCGAACAATTGGCGATTGACCGTGCTAAAGAACTCTTTGGTGCTGATTATGCTAACGTTCAGCCACATGCTGGTTCACAAGCAAACTCAGCAGTTTACTTAGCGCTTCTGAACCCGGGCGATACAGTTCTGGGTATGAGCCTTGCTCACGGTGGTCACTTGACTCACGGTGCAAAAGTAAGCTTCTCTGGTAAAACATATAATGCGATTCAGTACGGTTTAAACCCTGAAACTGGCGAGATCGATTACGAAGAAGTTGAGCGTTTAGCGCTTGAGCATAAGCCACGCATGATCGTTGCTGGTTTCTCTGCATACAGCCAGATCGTTGACTGGCAGCGTTTCCGTGAAATCGCGGACAAAGTTGGCGCTTATCTGTTTGTTGATATGGCTCACGTTGCAGGTTTAGTTGCTGCTGGCGTTTACCCAAGCCCGGTGCAAATTGCTGACGTTACGACGACGACGACTCACAAAACACTTCGTGGTCCACGTTCTGGTTTAATCCTTGCGAAAGCAAACGAAGAAATCGAGAAAAAATTACAGTCAGCTGTATTCCCAGGCAACCAGGGTGGTCCTTTGGTTCACGCAATTGCTGCAAAAGCAATCTGCTTTAAAGAAGCAATGGCACCTGAATACAAAGCTTACCAACAACAAGTTGTGGTAAATGCGAAAGCAATGGCTGAAGTATTGATCGCTCGTGGTTATGATGTAGTTTCTGGTGGTACTGAAAACCACTTGTTCTTGCTGTCTTTAATCAAGCAAGACATTACAGGTAAAGAAGCTGATGCTTGGTTGGGTGCTGCTCACATCACTGTGAACAAAAACTCTGTACCAAACGATCCACGTTCTCCGTTCGTCACTTCAGGTATCCGTATCGGTACACCTGCAGTAACCACTCGTGGTTTCGGCGAAGCTGAAGTACGTGAACTTGCAGGCTGGATCGCTGACATCCTGGATGCGAAAGGCGATGAAGCTGTTATCAACGCGGTGAAAGAAAAAGTTGCAGCGGTATGTGCTAAATTCCCAGTTTATGCATAA
- the rnk gene encoding nucleoside diphosphate kinase regulator has translation MTKPNIILSEQDLHRLETMLENQSKLSETMIRLEDELARAEVVEPQAIASNIVTMHSRVLLTIAPSTEAVEVTLVYPHEFKGEKGQVNVIAPIGAAILGLAEGQTIEWPQPDGNTMKVTIEKVLFQPESEGDYL, from the coding sequence ATGACTAAACCCAACATTATTTTATCTGAGCAAGATTTACATCGTCTGGAAACGATGCTGGAGAATCAGAGCAAGCTGAGTGAAACCATGATCCGCTTAGAGGATGAATTGGCACGTGCCGAAGTGGTCGAGCCGCAAGCGATCGCAAGCAATATCGTGACCATGCATTCCCGTGTGTTATTGACCATTGCACCTTCTACGGAAGCTGTTGAGGTGACACTGGTTTACCCACACGAATTTAAAGGTGAAAAGGGGCAGGTCAATGTCATCGCACCGATAGGTGCAGCCATTTTGGGCTTAGCAGAAGGTCAAACCATTGAATGGCCACAACCGGATGGTAATACCATGAAAGTGACCATTGAAAAAGTGCTGTTTCAGCCGGAGAGCGAAGGGGATTATCTTTAA
- a CDS encoding toxic anion resistance protein — protein sequence MTKSDLVNLPVESSNELVEQKFQQMDLKELGLQPADFQEVLAARKELQNMSHNSVAEYGKNIATKTSTYTDELLNLVQNRDLDATGQKLNQVVQVAQQLNTSSILNKKKSSGFFGNIISKFKGAKDNFDAHFNTTKEQLDVLVKEIETSQSGLKARVDTLDKMFDGVQDEYKQLGVHIAAGRLREQELQQEISALAALPQDQSTTQKIYDLNHLANNLEKRVSDLQVLQQSAMQTLPMIRIIQSNNLMLVDKFYAIKNITLPAWKNQISLAISLSEQKNSVQLANTIDDATNELLRRNAELLHQNSVDTAKANQRSVIDIETLEHVQNTLIKTVNDVIQIQKEGVQKRTEATVRLKALQDNLNHLVIESSTSGSTPN from the coding sequence ATGACCAAGTCTGATTTAGTAAATTTACCTGTTGAAAGCTCGAATGAACTGGTCGAACAAAAATTCCAGCAAATGGACCTGAAAGAACTGGGCTTACAGCCTGCTGACTTTCAGGAGGTGCTGGCTGCACGTAAAGAGTTGCAGAACATGAGTCATAACAGCGTGGCTGAATATGGCAAAAATATTGCGACCAAAACTTCGACCTATACCGATGAATTACTGAATCTGGTGCAAAATAGAGATCTGGATGCGACAGGACAGAAGCTGAATCAGGTGGTACAGGTGGCTCAGCAGCTGAATACCAGCAGTATTCTCAATAAAAAGAAAAGTTCGGGTTTTTTTGGCAATATCATTAGCAAATTCAAAGGTGCGAAAGATAACTTTGATGCGCATTTCAATACCACTAAAGAGCAGCTAGATGTACTGGTGAAAGAGATTGAAACCTCGCAATCCGGTTTGAAAGCACGTGTTGATACCCTGGATAAAATGTTTGACGGGGTACAGGATGAATATAAACAGCTCGGGGTACATATCGCCGCAGGACGTTTACGCGAACAGGAGCTGCAACAGGAAATTTCCGCTTTAGCCGCCTTGCCGCAAGATCAGAGCACCACCCAGAAAATTTATGACCTGAACCATCTGGCCAATAATCTGGAAAAACGTGTCAGTGATTTACAGGTACTGCAGCAATCTGCGATGCAGACCTTGCCAATGATCCGGATTATCCAGTCGAATAACCTGATGCTGGTTGACAAGTTCTATGCGATCAAAAACATTACTTTACCGGCGTGGAAAAATCAGATCAGTCTCGCAATTTCATTGAGCGAACAGAAGAACAGTGTACAGCTGGCCAATACCATTGATGATGCCACCAATGAGCTGCTGCGCCGTAATGCTGAACTGTTACATCAGAACTCGGTCGATACTGCTAAAGCCAACCAGCGCTCGGTGATTGACATCGAAACGCTTGAACATGTGCAAAATACCCTCATTAAAACTGTAAATGATGTGATTCAGATCCAGAAAGAAGGTGTACAAAAACGCACAGAAGCAACCGTGCGTTTGAAAGCTCTGCAAGATAATCTGAATCATTTGGTGATTGAATCAAGTACCAGTGGATCCACGCCCAACTAA
- the ahpF gene encoding alkyl hydroperoxide reductase subunit F: MLDQNTSAQLKTLLERLEGPIELVATLDSSDKSAKIQELVSEVAALSDLVTARFDGTNARAPSFGIAKAGEEPRVFFAGLPMGHEFTSLILALLQTSGYAPKVSDEVLANIKSLGVQSNFDVFVSLSCHNCPDVVQALNLIAIYNPGTTATMIDGAFFQEEVEERKIMAVPMVFQDNQHIGQGRMTLEEIIAKLDSNAATKDAKKLNAKDAFDVLVIGGGPAGNTSAIYAARKGIKTGIVAERMGGQVMDTMDIENFTSVQKTQGPKFAAEMEAHVREYGVDIMNLQRVSDIKGADETANGLVEVTLANGAKLESKTVILSTGARWREMNVPGEQEYKTRGVAYCPHCDGPLFKGKRVAVIGGGNSGVEAAIDLAGIVEHVTLVEFDTKLRADQVLQDKLNSLPNTTVIKNALSTEVLGDGSQVTGLKYKDRATDEEHTVELAGIFVQIGLLPNTDFLKETAVELTNRGEIVINDRNETNVKGVFAAGDCTTVPYKQIIIATGEGAKASLSAFDYIIRSGQ, from the coding sequence ATGTTAGACCAAAATACTTCAGCTCAACTTAAAACCTTATTAGAACGCCTGGAAGGCCCAATTGAACTGGTCGCCACTCTGGATAGTTCTGACAAATCAGCCAAAATCCAAGAACTGGTGTCCGAGGTTGCTGCACTGTCTGATCTGGTGACTGCACGCTTTGACGGGACCAATGCACGTGCGCCAAGTTTCGGGATTGCCAAGGCCGGTGAAGAGCCACGGGTGTTCTTTGCAGGCTTGCCAATGGGCCATGAGTTCACTTCGCTGATTCTGGCATTGCTGCAAACCTCAGGTTATGCACCAAAAGTCTCGGATGAAGTACTGGCAAATATCAAGAGCCTGGGGGTTCAATCTAATTTCGATGTATTTGTATCGTTAAGCTGCCATAACTGTCCGGATGTGGTTCAGGCACTCAACCTGATTGCCATCTATAACCCGGGCACTACAGCGACCATGATTGATGGGGCTTTCTTCCAGGAAGAAGTAGAAGAACGCAAAATCATGGCGGTTCCGATGGTGTTCCAGGATAACCAGCATATAGGTCAGGGTCGTATGACGCTGGAAGAAATCATTGCCAAGTTGGATAGCAATGCCGCTACCAAAGATGCTAAAAAGCTGAATGCCAAAGACGCCTTTGATGTCCTGGTGATTGGTGGTGGACCTGCTGGGAATACCTCTGCAATCTATGCAGCACGTAAAGGCATTAAAACCGGGATCGTGGCTGAACGTATGGGCGGTCAGGTCATGGATACCATGGACATCGAAAACTTTACGTCTGTACAAAAAACTCAAGGTCCGAAGTTTGCAGCGGAAATGGAAGCCCACGTGCGTGAATATGGTGTCGACATCATGAACCTGCAACGTGTGTCTGATATCAAAGGGGCAGACGAAACGGCCAATGGTCTGGTGGAAGTGACTTTAGCGAATGGTGCCAAACTGGAATCGAAAACTGTAATTCTGTCGACCGGTGCACGCTGGAGAGAGATGAATGTTCCAGGTGAGCAGGAATACAAAACCCGTGGTGTAGCCTACTGTCCGCACTGTGATGGCCCACTGTTCAAAGGCAAACGTGTCGCGGTGATTGGCGGTGGTAACTCGGGTGTTGAAGCCGCGATTGATCTGGCAGGGATTGTAGAGCATGTCACCCTGGTGGAGTTTGATACCAAATTGCGTGCGGATCAGGTGTTGCAAGACAAGCTGAACAGCTTGCCGAATACCACCGTGATCAAGAATGCCTTGTCGACTGAAGTGCTGGGTGATGGTTCACAGGTGACCGGTCTGAAATATAAAGACCGTGCGACTGATGAAGAGCATACGGTAGAACTTGCGGGGATCTTCGTGCAGATCGGTTTGTTGCCAAACACGGATTTCCTGAAAGAAACAGCTGTTGAGCTAACCAACCGTGGCGAGATTGTGATTAACGACCGCAACGAAACCAATGTCAAAGGTGTATTTGCAGCGGGTGACTGTACCACAGTGCCGTACAAGCAGATCATCATTGCCACCGGTGAAGGTGCCAAGGCGTCACTGTCTGCTTTTGATTACATCATCCGTTCAGGACAATAA
- a CDS encoding YfhL family 4Fe-4S dicluster ferredoxin, protein MALLITDKCINCDMCLPECPNDAIYEGAKVYEIDVNRCTECVGFYEHQTCVDVCPIECIVPHPEYRETQEQLLEKFKGLNLFKS, encoded by the coding sequence ATGGCACTACTAATTACCGACAAATGCATCAATTGCGATATGTGTTTACCGGAATGCCCAAATGACGCGATTTATGAGGGTGCGAAAGTTTATGAAATTGATGTGAACCGTTGTACAGAATGCGTCGGTTTTTATGAGCATCAGACCTGTGTAGATGTCTGTCCGATTGAATGCATTGTTCCACATCCGGAGTATCGGGAAACACAAGAACAATTACTGGAAAAATTTAAGGGTTTGAACTTATTTAAATCTTAA
- the yegQ gene encoding prephenate-dependent tRNA uridine(34) hydroxylase TrhP: MSFDLIMSITTVTELLSPAGSLKNMRYAFAYGADAVYAGQPRYSLRVRNNEFDHDNLAIGIKEAHELGKKFYVVVNIQPHNSKLKNFIRDLAPVVAMQPDALIMSDPGLIMLVREHFPEMDIHLSVQANAVNWATVKFWKNMGLTRVILSRELSIEEIAEIKQQVPDMEIEVFVHGALCMAYSGRCMLSGYMNKRDANQGACTNACRWEYKVLDAKEDETGDVIPVKNLDSGCCSKDADEQHMQEQHQFDEPVLLQRNDEDMFAAEEDEHGTYFMNSKDLRAVQHVERLTKVGVHSLKIEGRTKSYFYCARTAQIYRKAIDDALAGKPFDPSLMTQLEGLANRGYTEGFLRRHVHSEYQNYEHGSSSFDHQIFCGEVLERNGDYIKIDVKNRFIVGDSLELMTTKGNITFNLTEMKDKKGNLIEDAKGSGHIVEIPVPADVDMQYALLIRNLPSSTMDISASSLAYQAS, from the coding sequence ATGTCTTTCGATTTGATCATGAGCATTACCACTGTTACCGAACTTCTCTCACCTGCTGGCTCACTGAAAAATATGCGCTATGCCTTTGCTTATGGTGCAGATGCAGTCTATGCCGGTCAGCCGCGTTATAGCTTGCGGGTTCGGAATAATGAATTTGACCATGACAATCTCGCCATTGGCATTAAAGAAGCACATGAACTCGGCAAAAAGTTCTATGTGGTGGTCAATATCCAGCCACATAACTCCAAGCTGAAAAATTTTATTCGTGATTTAGCGCCTGTAGTGGCGATGCAGCCAGATGCGTTGATCATGTCCGATCCAGGTCTGATCATGCTGGTGCGTGAACATTTTCCAGAGATGGATATTCACTTGTCTGTTCAGGCCAATGCCGTGAACTGGGCAACCGTGAAATTCTGGAAAAATATGGGCCTGACCCGCGTGATTCTGTCACGTGAATTGTCGATTGAAGAAATTGCAGAAATCAAACAGCAAGTGCCCGATATGGAGATTGAAGTCTTTGTTCATGGTGCACTGTGCATGGCCTATTCTGGCCGTTGCATGCTGTCAGGCTATATGAACAAACGTGATGCCAATCAGGGTGCCTGCACCAATGCCTGCCGCTGGGAATATAAAGTGCTGGATGCTAAGGAAGATGAAACCGGTGATGTGATTCCAGTGAAAAATCTGGATTCAGGCTGCTGCTCCAAAGATGCCGACGAACAACACATGCAAGAACAACATCAGTTTGATGAGCCTGTGTTATTGCAGCGGAATGATGAAGATATGTTTGCCGCAGAAGAAGATGAACACGGCACTTATTTTATGAACTCGAAAGATCTGCGTGCAGTCCAGCATGTAGAGCGCTTAACTAAAGTGGGTGTGCATTCACTGAAAATCGAAGGCCGTACCAAGTCTTATTTCTATTGCGCCCGTACTGCTCAAATTTACCGTAAAGCGATTGATGATGCGCTTGCGGGTAAACCTTTTGATCCGTCACTGATGACACAATTGGAAGGCTTAGCGAATCGTGGTTATACCGAAGGTTTTCTACGCCGCCATGTGCATAGTGAATATCAGAATTATGAACATGGTTCTTCCAGTTTTGATCATCAAATTTTCTGTGGTGAAGTACTGGAGCGCAATGGAGATTACATCAAGATCGATGTGAAAAACCGTTTTATCGTCGGTGACTCACTCGAACTGATGACGACTAAAGGCAATATCACTTTCAATTTAACCGAAATGAAAGACAAAAAAGGTAATCTGATCGAAGACGCCAAAGGTTCAGGTCATATCGTTGAGATTCCAGTTCCGGCAGATGTTGATATGCAATATGCCCTGCTGATTCGTAATCTGCCAAGCTCGACTATGGATATTTCGGCATCTTCACTGGCTTATCAAGCGAGTTAA